A segment of the Elaeis guineensis isolate ETL-2024a chromosome 6, EG11, whole genome shotgun sequence genome:
CATGCTCTTCATTCCTTTTTGAAGTGAAAATTTTAGAGGCCTTTTGTAGTCGGAattgcagtcttttcttcatgttAGTGAAGAATTATTGTTACAAATTGGATGACTATGGAGATGACTGGAGTTTGGTTGATTATGTTTTGCATTTGACTATTTTTCATTAATGTAAATTTGAATCTGAACATGAGATTTGATTTTTCCCCCTAGCGTGACCCATTTTGCTCATTGAACGTGTTGAGATATATTGGATGATGGTGGACGTGTGGAGGTGACTGGAGTTTGGTTATGTTTTGCATTTGACTATTTTTTGTTCATTTAAACTGGAATCTGAACTTGAGATTGGATTCTTATCCCTAGTGTGACCCATTTTGGACATTGAGCGTACTGCGATATATTGGATGACTGTGGAGGTGACTGGAGTTTTGTTGATTCTGTTTTGCTTTTGACTGTTTTTTGTTACTTTAAAATTCATTCTGAGCAGGAGATTTTTCCCCCCAAGCATGACCCATTTTGGTCATTGAGCACAAAATTGATCTTGTTTTATTTAGTGATTTATGATCTGTGATTTGTTCATCTGTTTGCGTATTGATGTGGGAGTACATGTTAGTGGATTTGCATCATTAGATTCCTCTGGAAGGGTTTTGTGGCTTTTCTCTATGGGTGCTCCCAAGCAGAAATGGACAGCAGAGGAAGAGGCTGCCCTCAGAGCTGGAGTTGTTAAACACGGGGCTGGCAAATGGCGAACGATATTGAAAGATCCAGAATTTAGTGCCGTCTTACGTTTGCGGTCCAATGTTGATCTCAAGGTGAGTCTTTTGTTGAATTGATTTGTTAAGCAAACTCAGATATTGTAAAATAAATTAACATGTTCGActttaaataaaaagaatattGAAAGTGGTAGTGTTGGTACATGATTGCTTTCTCAACAATTTAATGTGATTCTAATGCTTGATGCCGAATATCAATCTAAAAAATCGTTGGGTTGGTTTACAGGACAAATGGCGGAATATGAGTGTGACTGCAAATGGATGGGGATCTCGAGAGAAGGCCAGGATAGCCTTGAAAAAGAGCCGACAGATTTCGAAGCATAATGATAACCCAAAGGTTCTCACTACAGAAGTTGAGGATATTGATAATGAAATTGTCGATGCCAAGCATCTTGCAATGTCTAGTGAGAGTTTGAAGTTTACTGGCCCTAAAAGATCTATCTCAAGGTTAGTGTATAATTTGCATCAGGTGGTTTGAATTTTGATTTTCCAATCTTTTGCTATCTTAGATGTAATTTGGGCTCTAACCCAGTAATTTGTGGTAATTGTATTTGATTTGTCTTTAAAGGGCATGTACCACCACTGTTATAACACAGACTTCAAACTACTTTGAGAGATTTGTCCATGTTATGTACGAGGCCATCAGTGTGCTACCCATTGCTCATTAATGTTTTAATATAAATTTGAGTGCACCAAGCACAAATCTCCATGGACCCACTATTCTCCTTACTTCTATAATCATTCCTATCTTTTAATAGATTCACCCACTGTAAAGTAGAGAAATTAGCAGAGTATACCTTACAAAGttggattatattcatcaagttgCATGGTCAACAGGATTTGTTTTTAGTCAGATGGAAAATAACAACCTTCATCTCATGTGAATTGCATGTGACAAATACATCTTATTAGATGTGTATTGGTATGGGAGATCCCTTTGCATGAGGGTGCTTGCACTTGTTAATAGTTTGGAGATGAAGAGCTTTGAGTTGGGATATTATAGGAGTCTTAACATTTGGAGATGTCAGCTATTGAATGGGAATATCTGTCGGTATGAACTTTTGAGCCAGAAGCTATGAGAGTGTGATGGAATAAAGATTTAAGAAAAATGACAGTTATTCTGGACAGCAAATTTCGATCCATGCAGGCATGCTAGGGTATATAGGGACATATGATGTTGTCTTAGTTAGGCATTAATGAAGAGACTAGAAGGGATAACAGAACATGCATATGGTCTTTCCTGTCTTAAAAGAGCGTGTAGTAAGGTATGAGCACAAGGAATAAACAAAACATTGCAATTCCTAGGACATGCATGGGCAGTGACATGCCATAATTAGATCTTGCATTATAAGTAAATTTTAGTCTGCATATACATTATGATGACATGAGAAAATTAAATGCTAAATTGGAACTATTTAAAGGACATCGGAGCATATAGCTTGGATAGAGACGGTGTCAAACATCGGACAGTATAGCTTGGACAGAGCCAGGGTGTCTGAAAAGCTCAAAATCTCCTATATAGTATGGCCATAAATCCAACACCATCCTTCCCGTTACAAATTTGGCATGGCTGTCAGCAACACCTAAAATATTGCCTGTTTCATTAGGAAGTAATGTTTCTCAAATTTGGAACAACGATCGGTTATAAACCCTTCTGATAGATTCCTTTCTCTCAGTGCACCATTTTATATGCTTAGCAAGTTGAAGAATTCTTCTCAAATAAGAAAGCTTTACTTGGTATGATCAAACGGAAAAATCACCACTCATATTGTTTCCATTGTGTTTTCGATTGGTCTCAAACAAATTTTGCTGGAGACTAGCATGGTTTTGCCACCATTTGTCTTCTCCCTTCAGTTTCAAACTTCCAATTGTTTTCACAATTCCATGTCATAGCTGACACACAAGCATACAgcactcttcctctctcttttcatCACAGCAGAAAATAAATGCTGCTCCTTTCATATCTTGTCATGTTTTCTATTGTGTGTGCACCTCACATAAAGATGTGGTttaatttctttaagctaacactAAGTAGTCCTTTGAAATTTTAATTCTGTTAAAACTTTTatgttttcttttctctctcattCCTTTATCTTTTTTCAGGGAAGTACCTGCTAacatatagaaaaaaatatcgtttgaaaaatattaaggttatttatttatttatttatcttttaaaatCTTTAGTAtccgaattaaaaaaaaaaaaagttagttgTTCATCAGTATTAGGCACTCATCTTTATGATATAATCAATACCTCAACCCATAATATCTTGCCCAATCTAATTTGATATATTCTGATATATAGGTCACTAAGGTTTCAAGTCTTCTGGGATGGGGTTGTCCTAGTTTTTGTGGAATGAGATGCACCGCCGCCTTGCCCATCTCGACACAAGGAATAGGGGATGTCCTAAGACATGCAGACAAAGATGCTTAGACAATGGCGAAATGGGCCTATCTTGACACTTGGGATGGTATTCCGTCTCGACATCCATGGGATGTCCTTCTGGGATTTGAAACCATGTAGACCTCTACAATTTCGAAGTATTTGCTAGGATTTCCTACTCAGTCTTTTGACATTTTAACTTAATTTATATTTGTTAAATATTCAAATTAATATCTTAAAATGGTAGTTAATTGTGATCTTGGATTTACCATATCTGCCCAGATTTCAATATGTTGATTCCTAAACTACTGGCTGAGAACCCAAATATCTTGACCCTTTCCCTTTTTGCCCAAGTTTCCATCTCACCTGAGATATACTAAAGACATGGTCCATCTTGGTATGGACTACCCACCAAGATAGCCATGTTCTCAAGGTTTTGAAAAAGCTTGTTACTAATATCTATCCTAATCCGATTCCTTACTTGAATCTATCTGGTTATGTACATTAATTTTATCAtctaattaatatttgtaatCGTAGTTGTGTCTGTTAGATAAAAGTAGTTACAAATATGGATACACAAATTCTgacatattcaaaaaaatatacaaatcAGTTTTCAGCCTTGTCCAATCTCATATAATTCTCATGAACTGCAAGGGGTAATAAGTGACAACATTGGCATATTTTCAATGTGATGTTTATCCATCATTGGCATCTTTAGTTTAGCGAATTGCATTATTAACTGTCAGCCTTTTAACTAGTGtaatctcatagaactattagGTTCTAGTAAAAGAGTCATGTGGTCAAAGTTTTAAATACCGGTAGAATGGCAGAGCTTTGACTGTCGCTAGTGTCAGGATAGGGCAATATCCCTTGTATTGGGATAAGATGAGTTGGAAAATGGACTAGGATAGGATGGGACATCATCATACCTAGTGCTGCGATGCAGGGGCATCCTGTTCCATGGACATCCCACGGTATCAAAACCTTGCATCTGATAGCGGATGTAATCATTTTGCATTGTTTTTTGTACAATCATTTGTTTGCTTTGAAAAAATAGTAAAAGAAAGCTGGGAGGCTTGTATACTTTGAGTTAATAAAGCACAAAATGAAGTAATATCCTTCCTACTAAGATTCGTCGTTTTGGTGCCGGACCATGTACTAGTACCATACTATAATAATGTCAGTATGTGGTATAGTACGAGATGGCAAGGTGTACTGAGTGTTGGTATGGTACGAGACTATATACCGATTTGATACTAGTATGGTATGTATGCCTGGTACGGTATGGTACGGATTGGTGTGGCAAACTTTGCTTCCCACAAAGTTAAACTATCTTATTTGCATCTGCAATTATGTCCATATTGTTAATAGCTGCTTTGATCCATTTTTATTCCCAAAATTACATGCACATGCAATTCCTGCTATGGCAAAAAGGGAAAAACATCACACACatgaataaatatattatatttaaaaagaactttatgaattaaaattaatgatctaattagtTTAGTATGATAATATTCTGATTGTAAGCTTTAGGGAATTATAATTAATGCATTAAGCATAAAAAACTTTGAAGAAATGTGTCAGTTTATACTCCTTTGGTGGTTCCTTAAGACAGGCATGTTCCCACCGCACTGTTCTTTGTGAATTTATATGTTTGGAAGCTTCATAAAGTTAAATAGGGGAGTTAAAGATATCTCAAGATGGATTGGATGACTAGAGTAAATGGTAGACTTGCTGCCTAGTACATTAGAGGCATTATATCCAATTGGTAATCATGAGCTTATCATATTGAATGCAAGTAGAATAAAACAAtacaaataatataaataaataacttgCAACACTTGACGTACCTGATCTTACACTACTGGATGTAAAATTGTTGAAGTATCACTGATTCAAAATGCACTGAATTAAAGTGAAACTTGGAAGATAGAATTAAAAACTAAAAGGAAATATCAGTTGTTTCCATTTTTTTAGATATGCTTTGTGCACCTTACACACACTTTGTTGTTCTTCTGTTATATAAGAGATTCCCATCAATTTTATTCAAGGGCCAATTAAACAGCAAACTGGGAATACCATATGGGCAAAGGAGGCAATGTGATGCAGGGAGGTGGGAGTGGTGTGGGAACTAAGGGCATGAACTAAAGAGTTTTATAAGAGGAAGGGAATATAATACGTCAAAGTtcctttctttttgtaatcacaGAAGAAAATGGGGGAGCTAATGCATGTGTGAGAGAGAATGGTGCCAACTAAGGAGTTACATTAGCTAACATTTTTGGGTTTCACTGAAGATAAAGATGATGGGGGCACAGTTATCAGAAAGAGCAGTAAATGAGCCTATTCAATCTCATGGTCTTGTGAGGAGACCAGATTTTAAGCACAATAAGTTATTTTAAAAAAGTAAAACTATGGCAAGGCCTAAAGGCAGGAGGGACTGCTTGAAAATCATTATTTGCAGGTCCGTGCATAGTATCTTTTACGTGCTCCCTTGCATGCATAATATCTTTTGTGTTCCCTTACATGGTGATGCAGCAAAGAGTGATTGAAAGTATTCACATGATCACTTCAAATCATGTGTTGCCATGTCAGCACATAGGGAGCACTTAAATCACTGTGCATGATCTAGTATGGAAGGGGAAAGATGTACTACTCATGTATACAAGGAAAGAGAGATGCGGGGTTTGTTGCATGAGATTGTTAttgaaggaaggaaagaaaatCAAGTCATGAGGGATGGAAATAACTAAATGGAAATAGGCCTTGGATTCATCTAGCAGCTAGTGATTGGCTGGCTTGCGAGGTACAAAAGAGAGAGTAGGCAGAATTAGAAAACATAAAATAAACTGAATATAAAACAAAAGAATCCAATATTAGACAGAACATAAatacaaataataaaataaaataaaatagaaaactgacaAAGTTAACATAGAAAAACAAAAAtacactaaaaaaataaaatgtcaGAACAAAATTTGATGGATGGTTGTGATGCCATCTAAGAAGCACTGATACTTCAAAACAGGTGTTATGGTAGTATCTAAACGTTGGATATGGAGACAGATCTGATACTACCTGATACGTGTCCGATATGAAAAATAAGTATCATGATTGTTTCGTGTTTAAATTAGGGCTCGGATACTTCTACGATATGTCCGGATACTTCTTGGATATTCCTGGGATACTTCTACAATACTCTTGAAGTTAGTGGTGGGCTTCTGGGCTTGGGTCGATTGGGTTTTGAACCTGGATTTGCAACCGGTCTAATAACTTAAAGTGAATATGGGATGGCACCTATTCTCTCTTTTGCCCTAATTTCTACCCTAAATCCCAACTGAGGGAAAAGAGGGAAGGGAGGGAGTGGATGGCTTGCTGATTGAGAGAGAAGAGGGAATATGTAGTATGCATTTTTTTTCGTGTTCAATTAACTTTTGAACAACAGAATTTGTATCATATTGCTGGCTTGCTGATTTATTGGTTCTTGTTTTTAATATTTGTTTATGTTGTTGCTAGATTGTTTAGTTTTTCAGCCCTTGCTCTTGTTAAGTTTTTGTATTTTGCTGcatattttcttattatttttccaACTTTTTTTAATTATGTTGCTCTCTTGCTGGCTGCTGTCTATTTATTTCCAGTAGAACAGAATATTAGATTGCTGCATTTGTGTCTATAAACTTTTTATGTTTGCTGGATGCATTCTTATTGTGTTCTTATTTAGAGTTTTCTATTGTTGATTATTTGTTGGATTTTTTGAGCGTATATGTAAAAAATACCACATCCTGGACATGTTATATCCTATTTTTGCAAGATTTGCTATATTGACATATTTATATCATGTCATATCCATATTGTGTATCTGTATGCATGCTTCCTAGGATGCCATTTGTTAATATTTTCGCTATCATTTATGTATTTCTTATCTATCTGAATCTTTAAATAAACTTCTACTTTTAATTTGGTTAACCTTTCTTCTCTTCTAAGAGCATGAGATTAGGAGGAGGAAGAAAACAAGAGAAAAAGGATACAAAATGGAGGGATGGGGTTTGATTACAATGCAAAAAAATGAAGTGTAGTTTTGTCATGGAAGGAAGATGTTAAAATTTTCGAGAAAGTGTATTAAGAGAGGAAAAGCCTCATTGAAGAAGAGGTGCATGGGTGTCATTTATAGTCTGGTTCTTCAGGAAAGAAATCGGTTGGTTGCCTAATTGATTAAGATATATGAAAGAGATTTTGTGTGCAAGTGACTGATTCATAACTCAAACAAATGGGCAACAACATATTATTAGAAAGAttttttgattaggtttgatcagatTCATGGAGATGAGTTGAATATATGCATTTTgctttgttttctttctttcccctTTGTGGCGGGTGGACTATAGATACTAGAAATTGGCAGTCATGAATGGTGCTAATGTAAGGCAGGATTTTCTtagatttttatgaaattaaaaaaatctcttgttaaaatataatatagatgttgATTGAGGTGAAGACTGTGAAGTGGTTATAGACCATatcatcaaatattttataatccaaTATCATAGTGATTGTAGTGGCTGACCAATTTGGAGTTGTACTGACATTAGGTTATCTTGGTCAAGTGGAATATTTGAACAATTACCAAAAGAACCAAAATATCCAAATCCCCAATTTATAAAAATCAATATATTGGAGTATTGGATGATATATTAAAAGGAAGACAATTACTCTTTTGTTTAATTTTGTTGATTTTGATATTTTCTGATTATCAAACCCATTGTAAGAATGTGCATGTGTGTGTACATGTAAACAGGCATGTGCGTGCAAGATCACGGTCCGCAACATCTTATGTCTATTTGTGCTGTTATTGGTCAAGACCTCAACTGCGATAATACGAACCATGCTTATCATTTTTTTAGGCATCATTTAAGAGGAATTTTTAGTTATTGCATACCATGAATACAATGAGAAAAGATATTAGATGCACATGATTTAGTATAGAAATCTAAACAACCCATCTTGACTTTCATTCCTCACCCACCCTCTTCATGATCTTTGATTCTCTTTTTTAAGCTCTTGACCTCTATTCATGTATACACCTCTTTCTTGTATAAAAAAGCACAGCATAGTTAGTTCTTTACATGCAGTTTTCTGTTTTTTGGCTAATTACCCTTTTAGCCTGTGAAGAGGTTTTTTCTCATGTTGCTGGACAAGGTCATAAAAACCAATTGTACAATTTGAGGCCTCACTTGAAGCTGTGGAACCAGAATTATGTGATTGGAGAGACAGGAAACATTTTGCAATGTGTGTATTGATGATTTTGCAACTTTCTTATGGAGCAACATTGGCCAACTTGACTAGCTATACATCCTCTTGATTAGAGGTATAAAGAAGAACATATCTTCTTTCTTATGACTTCCGCTTCCCAGTCGTGGTTCACAGGGTGAACTATTAGCTTTTAGGTGCTTTGTTTTTGGTACATTAGTTTTAGatagggctggcaaaatatgacctGACCTGCCAACCCGACCCGTGTTCGATCCGCCATAAACAGGTTTGGGTCTAGGCTAAACGGGTTCGGGTCATAAACAGGTCGatccgtttaacccgtttaataattgGGTCGGATATGGGTTTTTAATATCTGACCCATTTAGCTCGTTCAATATTTAGGTTGGGTTGAGTtagataacccatttaacctgtttaacctatttctgacccatttaacccgacctgtttaatctgtttaacccatttaagatccgtttaacctgtttctgactcatttaacttgatccgtttaacctgtttaatccgtttaatctaatttgacctatttaataaacggtTTAAATGGGTCGGGTCGGATTACCTGTTTAACAAACAAGTCGGATTCAGGTTTAAATTTTTGAcccgtttaataaacaggtcgggtttGGGTTGACCATTTTCTGACCCGATCCATTTATGACCGACCCGATCCATTTGCCACCCCTAGTTTTAGGTGCTTTAAGTGACATCATTTGGTTCCATTACCAAGCAAGCAGTGTAAAGGAATTTCTTCCCCCAATTCACTCTTCaggtttaaaaaaaaatcaactaggAAAGACAGAAAAATGGTCGTGTGAAGAAATTAAAAGTATTGATTCTTGCTTCTGTGAAACCCCTGGATAAGCCCAAAATAAGGTTAATATAGCCCTTGTTATATGCAAAATGAGCTTTGGCCCTTATGTGTGGGGTCAAGTTATTCTATAGGTCTAAGAGATTAGTTTTGTTACACCAAATTATTGTCATGGGGAAAATGAACAGAGGTCCATCAAGATGGTGTCATCTATGTTCTCTGCCTTTTAGAGCGTAAAACTTTTAGTTGGTGAGGTACAGATTTGTCAAATTCTATAGGTGAAGCAAGTTTGACAGGATATTTTTGCATAGCCATTGAACTCCACCTGCGGATGTATAGAGCTCCAAGTGTTGAAATCCGACTGGCTCAATTGAGCTTGTTGTTTTGACACTTGGAacatagaaataaaaatttgtatATGGAAAATATGCCCTAGGAAGCATTAAATATTGCACCCCCGTCTAATCTTCTAAAGTACAATAAAGCATTACCTGTCTCGGATCTCATTTCCATAAAGTTGCTTGAAGTGCTTGACTCACCATCAATTGTTGAGGTGATCCTTGCAGGTCAAAGAGAGAATGCTGCTCTGAACAATTTTGGTACTTTTATATCTATGATACAGAAAAAAGGAGATGGGTGAAAACTTGACTAATAGAACAAGAGCTGGGTGGGCAACTTGACATTGTGCTTTTGGGGCATTTTGGGTCTGAAACGTGCTTTAGTGATGTGCGGGAAATTTGATAAAAtgacataaattttatattgGGCAGTGAAGAGGGTCTAGGCAAATTGGATGTATGTAATGGAGTTCTGAACGTCATGATTGATATGTGGTAAGATAAGAATGATAGCTCAAGGGATAAGTTGCTCCAGTTAAAGACAAAGGAACAAAGAACTCATTGTGATGGTATTGGCATCTTCAACAAAGATTTAGAAATGATCTCGTATGAAAGATGCTTAAATCTGTGTTGCATGGTTAACAATGAGGAGTCCAAGACTAAGCTAAAATGGCTGAAAGCTGTGAGAAAGGAGATGGAAGGGTTTGTGGCAATACCAGAGAGGACCATTAGCATGATATATGAGAATTAGGAATGATCCATTGACAAGGATCTATGTGGTTGACGTTAGATAGTTGCAATGAGGCTTGATGGTTGATGAATCAGTGATACTATATATTTTATTGAAACTTTTGTTAATTCCTATGaatgcattaacataaacatAAACCAAGATATTTTTCATAAACGTTACTAAAGTTCTTAATTGTCCTTTAATTGATAAGGACTCATTTGGTTAAGGGATAAAGATGAATAAACCAGAACAAGGCTATCTTTTTCTGTTTATTCCATTTTACTCTTCCAACACTAAAAGTTCATCCCTGAAAGGGAGTTGGAGGGGCACTTttgagttctctctctctctcaaaaaaaaaaaaagaaaaagaaaagaaactcaTGGAATTCCCAAAGCTGGATTAAGTTCTGGAAAGTTGGTGAAATAGAGTTattcctcctttttctctccaAGTTATTTTTCCTTTTTCATGTTCTCAGGATAACTTTATTCCTGGACCAAACGGGGCCTAGGGGTCAAGTTGGTTGTCACGTTTTATTGATTGCATATACAAATATTGATGTCGCAGGCAGTTTTCCAATAAATTACATTAGCTACCTTGTTCTCTGTGCTCCAGCATAAGGAATGTGAGCCTCCATACGTAATGCTTATTCTAATGACTTCTCATTTTGTCTTTGGAGACATCTAatgaaagagtttaatttgatgctTGAATTCATGGTAAGTGATAAATGTTTTCCTAGTTGGACTATCTGagagggcttcttcttcttctcatcatcatcatcatcatcataataatcattATCTGATAAATTACATTAGCAGTGTCCTAGTTCTCTACTCTCCAGCATAACGAATGCATGCCTTCTTGCATAATACTTGTGGTGCTAAACAATGACTTTTCATTGTCTCTTTGGAGACATCCAatgaaagagtttaatttgatgttTGAATTCATAGTAAGTGATAAATGTTTTTCCTAATTTGAACTATCAtcatcatctttttcttcttcaccaCCACCATGTACCTAGTCCATGAATATAAATTACATTAGCAGTGTCCTCTTTCTCTACACTCCAGCGTAAGGAATGTGAGCTTTCTTGCATAATGCTTGTGCTAAATTATTATTTCTCACTCTCTTTGCAGACACCAAATGAAGGAGTTTAATTTGATGCTTGAATTCATAGTATGTGATAAATATTTTCCTAGTTTGAACTATCATCATCGTCATgttcatcatcatcatcgtcatcatcatcatcatcttcttcttctactactACTATTACTACAAATATTCACCGGATTTTAGTTCTCTGAGCAGAACACCAATGGAACTCCTTCTCCTTTTAACTCTCTGAGAGCAACTCTGATAGAAgaaatccttctttttcttcatttttttttaaaaatctgccATGCAATATGATATTTGTTGGACTGATAGGTATGTCTTGATGCCATTTGTACGGGTTATTGAGAATTGACTTCACTGTGGAGATGGATTACTGAAACTGGAGAAGCATTGGGTCTCGTTTTCATAAATGAGGTGGAGATTCAAATATTATTAGCATTTGCTGAGGAATCATTAGGTACAAAGTATGGCTACTTAACAAGGACCACAACATTGTCCCTCTTTTAGCATATTTCTTATGATATTAGAACTTTCAGTGCAACCTATTTAGCAGACAATTGCCGCTGATTTTTTGAATGCTTGGAAGAAATTTCTCTGCTCTTGTAAGTCTTTTTCTTTATATT
Coding sequences within it:
- the LOC105046701 gene encoding single myb histone 6 isoform X2 → MICDLFICLRIDVGVHVSGFASLDSSGRVLWLFSMGAPKQKWTAEEEAALRAGVVKHGAGKWRTILKDPEFSAVLRLRSNVDLKDKWRNMSVTANGWGSREKARIALKKSRQISKHNDNPKVLTTEVEDIDNEIVDAKHLAMSSESLKFTGPKRSISRLDNLIMEAITNLKEPTGSNKTAIAMYIEVKRKYRITPSSAFSERRNSKVSLLEEMKLEPPKLERDDIKLLTKAQVDAELAQMRNLTAEEAAAVAAKAVSEAEVAIKEAEEAAREAEVAEAEAEAAKAFAEAAISTLKRRNAAKLMIRV